The Mycobacterium sp. EPa45 genomic interval GGAATGCACGTGACCGCCGGTGGGCAACCGCGAGTCGGCCAGCGTCAGCAGTGTGATCAGCGAGGACATCAGAACGCTCAGAACAGGAAGTAGCGCTGCGCCATCGGCAGTTCGGTGGCGGGTTGTTCGGCCCAGACCTCGCCGTCGATGCGCACGGTGAACGTGTCGGGGTCGACCTCGATGCGGGGCCGGGCGTCGTTGAGCGGCATCTGCGCCTTACCGATGGCGCGCACATTGCCGACGGCCACCAGTTTGCGGTTGACCGCGATCCGGTCGGCCAGTCCATCCTCGATGGCCTGCGGAGCGACGAAGTGCACCGAGGTGGCGGCCGCGGCTGCGGGTGCGGCGCCGAACATCGGTCGGGGCAGGACCGGCTGTGGCGTCGGAATCGAGGCGTTGGCATCACCCATCGCAGCCCACGCGATCATGCCGCCCTTGAGCACCGCATGCGGGCGCACACCGAAGAACGCGGGCTCCCACAGCACCAGGTCGGCCAGCTTGCCGACCTCCACCGAGCCGATCTCGCGGTCGAGGCCGTGCGCGACGGCCGGGCAGATCGTGTACTTCGCGATATAGCGACGCACCCGGTTGTTGTCCGCCGCCCCATCACCTGCCAAGGCTCCGCGGCGACGCTTCATCACATGAGCGGTCTGCCAGGTGCGCAGCACCACCTCGCCGATACGGCCCATCGCCTGCGCGTCGCTGCCGATCATCGAGATTGCCCCGAGGTCGTGCAATAGGTCTTCGGCGGCGATCGTCGACGGCCGGATGCGGCTTTCGGCGAACGCCAGATCCTCGGGCACGCTGGGGTTCAGGTGATGGCAGACCATCAGCATGTCGAGGTGTTCGTCGAGGGTGTTGACGGTGTGCGGGCGGGTCGGGTTGGTGGAGCTCGGCAACACATACGACTCGGCCGCGACAGTGATGATGTCCGGGGCGTGCCCGCCGCCGGCGCCCTCGGTGTGATAGGCGTGGATGTTGCGGCCCTTGAT includes:
- a CDS encoding urease subunit alpha; the encoded protein is MTELSRARYAALFGPTTGDRIRLADTDLLVEITEDRSGGPGLAGNEAVFGGGKVLRESMGQGRATRADGAPDTVITGAVIIDYWGIIKADIGIRDGRIVAIGKAGNPDIMSGVHPDLVVGPSTEIIAGNGRILTAGAIDCHVHLICPQIMEEAIGGGITTIVAGGTGPAEGSKATTVTPGAWHLGRMLESLDHWPLNVALLGKGNTVNADAMWEQLRSGAAGFKLHEDWGTTPAAIDACLTVAEAAGVQVNIHTDTLNEAGFVEDTLAAIKGRNIHAYHTEGAGGGHAPDIITVAAESYVLPSSTNPTRPHTVNTLDEHLDMLMVCHHLNPSVPEDLAFAESRIRPSTIAAEDLLHDLGAISMIGSDAQAMGRIGEVVLRTWQTAHVMKRRRGALAGDGAADNNRVRRYIAKYTICPAVAHGLDREIGSVEVGKLADLVLWEPAFFGVRPHAVLKGGMIAWAAMGDANASIPTPQPVLPRPMFGAAPAAAAATSVHFVAPQAIEDGLADRIAVNRKLVAVGNVRAIGKAQMPLNDARPRIEVDPDTFTVRIDGEVWAEQPATELPMAQRYFLF